The following coding sequences are from one Nicotiana tomentosiformis chromosome 3, ASM39032v3, whole genome shotgun sequence window:
- the LOC104091928 gene encoding short-chain dehydrogenase TIC 32, chloroplastic-like, with amino-acid sequence MWFLSKKGASGSSANSTAEEVTQGIDGSALTAIVTGASSGIGAETARVLALRGVHVIMGVRNISAGKQVKEAIIRDVPQAKIDAMELDLSSLASVRNFASTYNSFGLPLNLLINNAGIMATPFTLSKDKIELQFATNHVGHFLLTNLLLKTMKRTASQSRKEGRIVNVSSRRHKFSYHEGIRLDKINDQLGYNGLSAYGQSKLANVLHANELARRLKEGGVEITANSLHPGAIATDLFRQHSIISGIVNILGKHVMKNVQQGAATTCYVALHPDVKGVSGKYYSDCNIAETSPQAKDTELAKKLWDFTMSLVD; translated from the exons ATGTGGTTTCTAAGCAAAAAGGGTGCTTCTGGGTCCTCTGCAAATTCAACAGCTGAGGAAGTAACTCAAGGAATTGATGGCTCTGCTCTTACTGCCATTGTTACTG GAGCATCAAGTGGAATTGGTGCTGAAACTGCACGTGTTCTTGCATTGCGAGGTGTGCATGTAATTATGGGGGTCAGGAATATCTCTGCTGGAAAACAAGTTAAAGAGGCAATAATTAGAGATGTTCCACAAGCTAAAATCGATGCCATGGAGTTGGATCTTAGTTCACTTGCATCAGTGAGGAATTTTGCATCAACTTACAATTCCTTCGGCCTTCCTCTAAACCTGCTTAT TAACAATGCAGGTATCATGGCAACCCCATTCACACTTTCCAAGGATAAGATTGAGCTGCAATTTGCAACAAACCATGTTG GCCACTTTCTTTTGACAAATTTATTGCTGAAGACCATGAAAAGAACGGCTAGTCAGAGCAGAAAAGAAGGGAGGATTGTTAATGTCTCCTCACGACGCCACAAATTTTCGTACCATGAAGGGATTCGGCTTGACAAAATCAATGATCAATTAGG GTATAATGGCCTGTCTGCCTATGGTCAATCAAAGCTTGCCAATGTGCTGCATGCTAATGAACTTGCTAGACGTCTGAAG GAAGGGGGCGTGGAGATTACAGCGAATTCTCTTCACCCAGGAGCCATTGCCACTGACCTTTTCCGTCAGCACAGCATTATCAGTG GCATTGTTAATATCCTTGGTAAGCATGTGATGAAAAATGTTCAGCAG GGGGCTGCAACAACATGCTATGTGGCTTTGCACCCGGATGTTAAAGGTGTAAGTGGCAAATATTATTCGGACTGCAACATAGCTGAGACAAGCCCACAAGCTAAAGATACTGAATTGGCAAAAAAGTTGTGGGATTTTACCATGAGTTTAGTTGACTAA
- the LOC104091155 gene encoding mitogen-activated protein kinase kinase kinase YODA-like translates to MPSWWKSSSKEAKKKATKESFIDTLHRKFKSPAEIKSPSKSGGSRRHSSDTASEKGSLSQAQSRASSPSKHVARCQSFAERPLAQPLPLPGLRPANVGRSDSGISASAKSRVEKGSRPSLFLPLPKPACIRHRLDPADTDGELVFASVSSECSIESDDPTDSRQRSPLASDYETGSRTAIGSPSSLIVRDQSAAGQISLKETTGPVSLLPSKNVSSVSPKRRPLSSHVTNIQVPPHGAFCSAPDSSMSSPSRSPMRTAGSEQVTSSTLWAGRAYPDLPSLGSGHCSSPGSGQNSGHNSMGGDMSGQLFWQPCRGSPEYSPIPSPRMTSPGPSSRIHSGAVTPIHPRAVGGASELQSSWPDDGKPQSHPLPLPPLIISNSSPFSHSNSVATSPSVPRSPGRAENLASPGSRWKKGKLLGRGTFGHVYVGFNSDSGEMCAMKEVTLFSDDAKSKESAKQLAQEIALLSRLRHPNIVQYYGTETVGDKLYIYLEYVSGGSIYKLLQEYGAFGETAIRSYTQQILSGLAYLHAKNTVHRDIKGANILVDPNGRIKLADFGMAKHITGQSCPLSFKGSPYWMAPEVIKNSSGCNLAVDIWSLGCTVLEMATSKPPFSQYEGVAAMFKIGNSKELPAIPEHLSDEGKDFVRKCLQREPRHRPTAAQLLEHPFVKNAATLEKPNVSPASSDPPHAGINGVKSQGIGQARNSPTSESERLAIHSSRVSKSNFHCSDINITRNISCPVSPIGSPLLHPRSPQHLNGRMSPSPISSPITMSGSSTPLSGGTGAIPFHHLNQSVYLQEAAPLPQSPYMNGPSYWDPDVLRGTPSGSHAFRELASSQNDALGKQFGRPTTGELFDGQSVLANRVSQQLLRDHVKLVPSLDLNPCPPLEGRTGEA, encoded by the exons ATGCCTTCATGGTGGAAGTCATCATCAAAAGAAGCTAAGAAGAAAGCAACAAAAGAAAGTTTTATTGACACATTGCATCGCAAGTTTAAGAGTCCAGCTGAAATTAAATCTCCCAGTAAATCAGGAGGTTCTCGAAGACATAGCAGTGATACTGCTTCTGAGAAGGGTTCTCTGTCCCAAGCACAATCAAGAGCATCATCACCTTCCAAACATGTAGCAAGATGTCAAAGCTTTGCTGAAAGGCCTCTGGCCCAACCACTACCACTTCCTGGTCTGCGCCCAGCAAATGTAGGTCGGTCAGACTCTGGAATCAGTGCATCCGCAAAGTCCAGAGTGGAGAAGGGCTCAAGGCCATCCTTGTTTCTGCCTCTCCCAAAACCTGCATGCATCAGGCACAGACTGGACCCTGCAGATACAGATGGAGAGCTTGTCTTTGCATCTGTTTCAAGCGAGTGCTCTATTGAGAGTGATGATCCTACTGATTCGCGTCAACGTAGTCCACTTGCATCTGATTATGAAACTGGGAGCAGAACTGCTATTGGTAGTCCTTCCAG TTTGATTGTTAGGGATCAATCTGCGGCTGGACAAATTAGCTTGAAAGAAACAACAGGACCCGTTAGTCTTTTGCCAAGTAAAAATGTTTCCTCTGTATCTCCTAAAAGAAGACCTTTAAGTAGTCATGTGACCAATATACAGGTCCCTCCTCATGGAGCTTTTTGCAGTGCTCCTGATAGTTCTATGTCAAGTCCTTCTAGAAGTCCTATGAGAACTGCTGGAAGTGAGCAAGTTACTAGTTCTACTCTATGGGCAGGAAGGGCTTATCCAGATCTTCCTTCACTTGGATCTGGCCATTGTTCAAGCCCAGGGTCTGGTCAGAATTCTGGGCATAATTCAATGGGAGGAGATATGTCAGGACAACTGTTTTGGCAGCCTTGTAGAGGAAGTCCAGAGTACTCACCAATTCCTAGTCCTAGGATGACAAGTCCAGGACCTAGCTCGAGAATTCACAGTGGCGCCGTCACACCAATTCATCCTAGGGCTGTAGGTGGAGCCTCTGAATTGCAGTCTAGTTGGCCTGATGATGGAAAACCGCAAAGTCACCCTTTGCCTCTTCCTCCTTTGATAATCTCCAACTCTTCGCCCTTTTCACATTCCAATTCAGTTGCAACATCTCCCTCGGTGCCTCGAAGTCCAGGTAGAGCTGAGAACCTTGCTAGCCCTGGCTCTCGTTGGAAAAAGGGAAAATTGCTGGGTAGAGGCACATTTGGACATGTTTATGTTGGTTTTAACAG TGATAGTGGTGAAATGTGTGCAATGAAGGAGGTTACATTATTTTCAGATGATGCAAAGTCAAAAGAAAGTGCAAAGCAGTTGGCTCAA GAGATTGCATTGTTAAGCCGGTTGAGGCATCCAAACATTGTTCAGTACTACGGGACAGAAACG GTTGGCGATAAACTGTATATCTACTTGGAATATGTATCCGGCGGGTCCATTTATAAGCTTTTACAAGAATATGGTGCATTTGGAGAAACAGCGATCCGTAGTTATACTCAACAAATCTTATCAGGGCTTGCATATTTACATGCTAAAAACACAGTGCATAG AGATATTAAAGGAGCAAATATTCTTGTTGATCCAAACGGGCGCATAAAGTTAGCAGACTTTGGAATGGCAAAACAT ATTACAGGACAATCATGTCCATTATCATTCAAGGGAAGCCCTTACTGGATGGCCCCCGAG GTTATAAAGAATTCTAGTGGGTGCAACCTTGCTGTTGATATATGGAGCCTTGGATGCACCGTCTTAGAAATGGCTACATCCAAGCCTCCTTTTAGCCAGTACGAAGGG GTTGCTGCTATGTTTAAGATTGGGAATAGTAAAGAACTCCCAGCTATACCAGAACATCTCTCAGATGAAGGAAAAGATTTTGTGAGGAAGTGCTTGCAGCGTGAGCCCCGTCATCGTCCTACTGCTGCTCAACTATTAGAGCATCCTTTTGTGAAAAATGCTGCAACTCTGGAGAAGCCAAATGTTTCTCCTGCATCTTCTGATCCTCCCCATGCAGGAATAAATGGCGTAAAATCTCAG GGCATTGGACAGGCAAGGAACTCACCTACGTCAGAATCAGAAAGACTTGCAATCCATTCATCCAGAGTTTCAAAATCTAATTTTCACTGCAG TGATATCAACATTACAAGGAACATATCATGCCCTGTCTCGCCGATTGGTAGCCCTCTTTTACATCCAAGGTCACCTCAACACCTAAATGGGAGGATGTCTCCTTCACCCATATCAAGTCCTATCACCATGTCTGGCTCATCAACACCTCTCTCTGGAGGGACTGGTGCTATCCCATTTCATCACCTTAATCAGTCAGTTTACTTACAGGAGGCAGCACCACTTCCACAGAGTCCTTATATGAATGGGCCTTCGTACTGGGATCCTGATGTTTTACGAGGGACACCGTCAGGATCTCATGCTTTCCGGGAATTGGCATCCTCTCAAAATGATGCTCTTGGAAAGCAGTTCGGGAGGCCTACGACAGGAGAGCTTTTCGATGGGCAGTCGGTACTGGCCAATCGAGTGTCTCAGCAACTCCTAAGGGATCATGTGAAACTGGTTCCTTCACTAGATCTAAACCCATGCCCTCCTTTGGAAGGTCGCACAGGTGAAGCATGA